From the genome of Streptomyces sp. NBC_01260, one region includes:
- a CDS encoding GntR family transcriptional regulator, whose protein sequence is MATPLHRTIAAELRHRIRSGNLAVGGSLPSESQLCEEFSASRGPVRQALATLRDEGVIGGGQGKRAVVLDTVPTQPFESFLSFTRRAELTGYSPGQKLQEIALRRPEPEIAAALQINPDDLAVQLVRLRLLDGRPAMLERMTYVESVGRPLISADLDAGSIYALLTEQGVDLHSARHTFDAVPANTLDAKLLDVPEGFPLLRERRLTTDSQGTPVEWSEDRYRSDTATVTVTNTRSSRTAML, encoded by the coding sequence ATGGCCACCCCTCTGCACCGGACGATCGCAGCCGAACTCCGCCATCGGATTCGTTCCGGGAACCTCGCGGTCGGTGGGTCGCTGCCGTCCGAGTCCCAGCTCTGCGAGGAGTTCTCGGCGTCGCGAGGACCGGTCCGGCAGGCCCTCGCCACCCTGCGTGACGAGGGGGTCATCGGCGGCGGGCAGGGCAAACGGGCCGTGGTGCTGGACACCGTTCCCACCCAGCCGTTCGAGTCGTTCCTGTCCTTCACCCGCCGCGCGGAACTGACCGGCTACTCCCCCGGCCAGAAACTGCAGGAGATCGCGCTGCGCCGCCCCGAACCGGAGATCGCCGCGGCCCTCCAGATCAACCCGGACGACCTCGCGGTCCAGCTCGTCAGGCTGCGTCTGCTCGACGGGCGCCCGGCCATGCTGGAGCGCATGACGTACGTCGAGTCGGTGGGCCGTCCATTGATCTCCGCGGACCTGGACGCCGGTTCCATCTACGCCCTGCTCACCGAGCAGGGCGTGGATCTGCACTCGGCCCGCCACACGTTTGACGCCGTCCCCGCCAACACTCTGGACGCGAAACTGCTGGACGTCCCCGAGGGGTTTCCGTTGCTCAGGGAGCGGCGCCTGACGACGGACTCTCAAGGCACCCCCGTCGAATGGTCCGAGGACCGCTACCGCTCGGACACCGCGACCGTGACGGTCACCAACACCCGCAGCTCCCGCACCGCCATGCTCTGA